A genomic stretch from Erigeron canadensis isolate Cc75 chromosome 9, C_canadensis_v1, whole genome shotgun sequence includes:
- the LOC122581193 gene encoding uncharacterized protein LOC122581193 produces MGIFLVFFPEEKQLNSPTINSILKRTNSSHISTKTQSTISICALLIFLTFLLFTLSSFEPNNNDFMTSSHRRFLTQTHRHFHTQTPPIMNSYSQQHALQGLGTLYARGTTAMNELVICHVTSHVTKKELKLFMKAFHRSGLPSKSDLLFIFDSGSSVGELDDVIREENDIFLKLVDLYKQELGNGSKAFDFPVSFDLARFVKPGSDPDKGEPIWGRRVRTNNSTFGIGNGESKKTGFDSSQAGKSGSDPGQGVKTNNSSIGFSENGTESTRTSHGSVVGFGVGELDPENALSGFVENARMSLRRWATYPMILGRVRRKFKKIILVDAKEVLLLGDPFGRVKNHSPESIFLFRKNKKGHKKAVNPVVILGGERGVRRLSAAMLTEIVRSTTHQHRNKKGSLTESGLLSQLIGNEFLAKSIRFVTSELTIPEPSSLSGVEITNQTVVLRRGNSNLDIGEVIMKHICSFSIDSSVYTEC; encoded by the coding sequence ATGGGcattttcttggttttcttcCCGGAAGAAAAACAACTAAATTCACCAACAATAAACTCAATACTCAAACGCACAAACTCAAGCCACATATCAACAAAAACACAATCCACAATTTCCATTTGTGCCCTTTTGATCTTCTTAACTTTCCTTTTATTCACACTCTCATCTTTTGAACCAAACAACAATGATTTCATGACGTCATCACACCGACGCTTTCTCACACAAACACACCgtcattttcacacacaaacaccGCCCATAATGAACTCATATTCTCAACAACATGCATTACAAGGCCTAGGCACACTATACGCACGTGGCACAACGGCAATGAACGAGCTTGTTATATGTCACGTGACTAGTCACGTGACCAAGAAAGAGCTTAAGTTGTTCATGAAAGCTTTCCATCGTTCTGGGTTACCTTCAAAATCGGATCTTTTGTTCATATTTGATTCGGGTTCGAGTGTCGGTGAGCTAGATGATGTGATTCGTgaagaaaatgatatttttttgaaacttGTTGACTTGTATAAGCAAGAATTGGGCAATGGGAGTAAAGCTTTTGACTTTCCGGTCAGTTTTGACCTGGCCCGGTTTGTGAAACCCGGGTCGGATCCTGATAAAGGTGAACCCATTTGGGGTCGGAGAGTTAGAACCAATAACTCGACTTTTGGTATTGGTAATGGCGAGTCTAAAAAGACTGGTTTTGACTCGTCTCAAGCTGGAAAATCCGGGTCGGATCCGGGTCAGGGGGTTAAGACAAATAATTCAAGTATTGGGTTTAGCGAGAATGGAACTGAGTCGACTCGGACGAGTCATGGGTCGGTGGTGGGTTTTGGGGTGGGCGAGTTAGACCCAGAAAATGCTTTATCCGGGTTCGTGGAAAATGCTCGAATGAGTTTAAGAAGATGGGCTACTTACCCGATGATTTTGGGCCGGGTTCGTAGAAAATTCAAGAAGATAATTCTAGTTGATGCTAAAGAGGTTTTACTATTAGGTGACCCATTCGGGCGAGTGAAAAACCATTCGCCCGAAtcaattttcttgtttcggaaGAACAAGAAGGGTCACAAAAAAGCGGTCAACCCCGTTGTGATACTCGGTGGAGAACGCGGGGTGCGGCGATTATCCGCCGCAATGTTGACCGAGATAGTGCGGTCAACTACACATCAACACCGCAACAAAAAGGGCTCGCTGACCGAGTCGGGCCTGTTGAGTCAACTCATTGGAAATGAGTTTCTGGCGAAAAGTATACGTTTTGTAACAAGTGAGTTGACAATACCGGAACCGAGTTCACTCAGTGGAGTGGAAATAACAAATCAGACAGTTGTACTAAGGCGTGGAAATAGTAATTTAGATATCGGTGAAGTTATTATGAAGCATATTTGTTCATTTTCAATAGATTCATCGGTTTACACGGAATGTTGA